Proteins encoded by one window of Agrobacterium vitis:
- a CDS encoding DUF2269 family protein produces the protein MSEVLLFIHVFAATMFLGNIVVTAVWKLIADRSSNLDILRYAIKLVFLTDYVFTFGGAVLLSATGGYMARSYGMNFIDTPWLLYGVGCFLLSGLSWMLGLIPNQIRQRRLLNEASDFDAIAKPFRALAKRWYLWGTLANLFAICALFFMVTR, from the coding sequence ATGTCGGAAGTGCTCCTGTTCATTCATGTTTTTGCCGCAACAATGTTTCTCGGTAATATTGTTGTAACGGCTGTATGGAAACTGATTGCGGATCGAAGCAGTAATCTTGATATACTTAGATATGCGATAAAATTGGTTTTTTTGACTGATTATGTATTTACATTCGGTGGAGCTGTACTCTTGTCTGCGACAGGTGGGTATATGGCTCGCAGCTACGGTATGAATTTCATCGACACGCCGTGGTTGCTATATGGAGTGGGCTGTTTTCTCTTGTCGGGCCTGTCCTGGATGTTGGGGCTCATCCCCAATCAGATCCGCCAGCGAAGGCTTCTCAACGAGGCGTCGGATTTCGATGCGATTGCCAAGCCGTTCCGCGCCTTGGCGAAGCGATGGTATCTCTGGGGAACCCTCGCCAACCTTTTCGCGATCTGCGCCTTGTTTTTCATGGTCACGCGGTGA
- a CDS encoding acyl carrier protein — protein sequence MSDVQTKFSYAEAKTWLVEKFAYKLSVPASEIDVNKIFTDFGLDSTETLVLAGEMEQWLGFELPPTAMWYHPTIEKLAHYLVEAKDLFEKGEL from the coding sequence ATGTCTGACGTTCAAACCAAGTTCAGCTACGCAGAAGCCAAGACCTGGCTGGTCGAGAAATTCGCTTACAAGCTTTCGGTTCCGGCATCTGAAATCGATGTGAACAAGATCTTCACCGATTTCGGCCTGGATTCCACCGAGACATTGGTGCTCGCAGGGGAAATGGAACAGTGGCTCGGCTTCGAATTGCCGCCGACGGCCATGTGGTACCACCCGACCATTGAGAAGCTGGCCCACTATCTCGTCGAGGCCAAGGATCTCTTCGAAAAAGGCGAACTCTGA
- a CDS encoding alpha/beta fold hydrolase, whose product MDIPKSASELAHRENAGMTVVCVHPGGMPIRSYIQLAERMKGYSWHLVELSLNKRYTSALGKTDLPEGILGEIADEAIADLGEVWNTERLCLLGWSFGGVLACEMASRRKDGACGAVLLDSIAPRLFNGVMDGTQTERLITLSRSQVVRVRWFTDYMRALKRVAWEVAGSDAHRLSEDDLIELMRLQLIANGGLPETTSFVGFSKVYREFSRGMNRNIAVILAHKPQSYGFPVHLVRSDYPLYEIFHLHEDMGWGQLAPNLTVSNLPLGHYEMLLEQQALDHISTHIENISHRLI is encoded by the coding sequence ATGGATATCCCGAAATCTGCAAGTGAACTTGCCCACCGGGAGAATGCCGGGATGACGGTGGTTTGCGTTCATCCCGGCGGAATGCCCATCCGCAGTTACATACAGCTTGCGGAGCGAATGAAAGGCTATTCCTGGCACTTGGTCGAGCTTTCTCTCAACAAGCGCTACACGTCGGCGCTGGGTAAGACCGATCTTCCCGAGGGCATTCTCGGGGAGATTGCCGATGAAGCAATCGCGGATTTGGGTGAGGTCTGGAACACTGAGCGGCTCTGTCTGCTGGGCTGGTCTTTTGGAGGCGTGCTGGCTTGCGAAATGGCAAGCCGGCGTAAGGACGGCGCTTGCGGCGCCGTCCTGCTCGACAGCATCGCACCACGCCTGTTCAATGGCGTGATGGATGGGACACAGACAGAGCGGTTGATTACCCTCAGCCGTTCACAGGTGGTCAGAGTTCGTTGGTTCACAGACTATATGCGGGCGCTGAAGCGGGTTGCCTGGGAAGTGGCAGGCAGCGATGCCCATCGCCTGTCGGAAGACGATCTGATCGAGCTGATGCGTCTTCAATTGATCGCCAATGGCGGTCTGCCGGAAACCACCAGCTTTGTCGGATTTTCCAAAGTCTACCGGGAGTTTTCGCGGGGAATGAACCGTAATATCGCGGTCATCCTTGCGCACAAGCCGCAATCCTACGGGTTTCCCGTGCATCTGGTTCGGTCGGATTACCCATTATACGAGATATTTCACCTGCATGAAGACATGGGGTGGGGGCAGTTGGCACCCAATCTCACCGTCTCGAACCTGCCGCTGGGCCATTACGAAATGTTGCTGGAGCAACAGGCCCTGGATCACATTTCAACACATATTGAAAATATATCGCACCGTTTGATTTGA